One genomic region from Epinephelus fuscoguttatus linkage group LG8, E.fuscoguttatus.final_Chr_v1 encodes:
- the rbp5 gene encoding retinol-binding protein 5, with translation MSKPNYSGTFDMVEQENMDSYLEALDINFALRKIVCLLKPTKEITHDPATGAMKIRTITTFKNFNMDFTIGKEFTEDLGPVDGRTCQTTVSWEGDKLVCVQRGEKEGRGWTHWLEGDKLHLEMRVQGIVAKQVFKKAN, from the exons ATGTCTAAACCTAATTACTCTGGCACGTTTGATATGGTGGAGCAGGAGAATATGGACTCGTACCTCGAAGCTTTAG ATATTAATTTCGCCCTGAGGAAGATTGTGTGTCTGTTGAAGCCCACCAAAGAGATCACTCATGACCCGGCCACAGGAGCCATGAAGATCCGCACCATCACCACCTTCAAGAACTTCAACATGGATTTCACCATCGGAAAAGAGTTCACTGAAGACCTGGGCCCGGTGGACGGTCGCACCTGTCAG ACTACAGTGAGCTGGGAAGGAGACAAACTGGTGTGTGTGCAGCGAGGCGAGAAAGAAGGACGAGGCTGGACACACTGGCTGGAGGGTGACAAGCTGCATTTG gaGATGAGAGTTCAAGGCATCGTGGCCAAGCAAGTCTTCAAGAAGGCTAATTGA